A segment of the Nitrosopumilus sp. genome:
GTAGTTATTGGAATTTTTCATCCCATTTGCCTTCGTTGATTTCGGAAGTCATTTCTTTTGGAGTCTTTCCTTCTACTTTAACTCCTAGTGCCACACATGTGCCAATGATTGTTTTTGCAACTGACTTTAAAGAAGATGCATAAGATTTCTCAAGTTTGGTATTTGCCACTTTGATGATGGAGTCTATTGTGACATCTCCTGCCCATTCAGTTCCTGATGCTCCGGAACCTTTTTGGATTCCTGCCTCTTTCATAATGAGTGCTGCAGCTGAAGGGATTCCAATTTCGATCTCGTATTTCTTTGTGTCTGTGTCAACAATTACAGTTACAGGAACTTTCATTCCTTCAAAATCTTTTGTCTTGTCATTAATTGATTTAATGACTTCCATAATGTTGACTCCTAAAGGACCTAATGCAGGACCTAATGGTGGACCTGCTGATGCTCCTCCTCCAGTTACAAGTGCTGATACTTTTTGTTCTCCCATGTTAAATCAAATCAATATGAAAATTTAATCCTTCCTAAGTCTCACTCGAGATCTTTAGGTAGTTTGCGTCAACTGTTACTGGTAATTGGTATGATGCATCTAACAAAACCACCGTTGCTTCTTCTTTATCTACGTCTATTCTGGTGATTGTTGCTTTCATTCCCTTAAATGGACCGCCTGTAATTTCCACTATGTTATCTACTGTTAATTGTGAAACTGTTGATTTCTTGATGAGATAACCTTCAATATCCTTGAATTCTAATTCTCCTCTTAGTTGGCCACGAATATGTCTGACTCCTTCAACTGCCATGTATGCGTCACTTGGGTTGATTGCTTCAATTACAACATATCCTTTAAGATTGTCAACTAACAACACTGATTGAATGTTGATTTGATTGGCATTAGCTTTTGCTTCTAAGAGCCGCATTACGACCTTTTCTTGCCCTCCTGTGGTTCTAATTGCGAATAAGTGTGATTTTATTTCTTCTGACAATTTTATCTACCAAACGTAATTACCGAGAAGACAAATTGAATGGTGAAACCGATAGCCCCAACTCCAGCTATTCCTAATAATACAAGTCTGAGATGCTGTTGATACTCATCCTTGTCTGGCTTCTTAGCCATTTTCATTGTGTTGGCCATATTTTTCAAAGTCTGCCTAGGGTTCATTGCTGGAAATTAATAAGGTGTCCTTATATCTCTTATCGCATGGAGCTACTAGTTGCGTATCAAGATGATTCTGCTGGTCATAATATGGCAAAATTTCTTTCAAAAGAAATGACTTTGGATGGTGATATCTTTCGTGGCAAATATTATGATCTCGCCATTATTTCAACTCCTGCTATTTTTGCTGATTGGTTGGATGAAAAATATGATTACGATGGATTTGTTTTTCTTTCAAAGCATGCAGCCGAATCTGGAGTTTTAGCTTTAACTTGCCATAGCACTGGAAACTTTTCTGATGCAAAATTTGGTGGAAACAATAGACAAGTTGCAGTTCCCAAACCTGATCTACAAAAAACATATCTTCAAACCTTGATGAAAAATAAATCACAATTCTCGGAATTTCAAATTACAATTGAGGCAACTCATCATGGACCTACTGCACTCACCAAGCCGTCTATATTTATTGAAATTGGCACTACTGAAAAACAGTGGACTGATACGTCACTATGTGCTTCTGTAGCTACTTTAGTTCATCAGGTGATGTCTCAGCCAATCAAAGAACATCCTGTGGCTATTTGTTTTGGTGGAACCCACTATCCTTCAAAATTCACTCATGAACTATTGGAAGGAAAATATTCTCTTGGAACCGTAATGCCAAAACATGCTTTGGATTTTTTAGACGATGAGTTGTTTTCTCATATTCTTACACAAAACTATATGGCAAAAACCGCTCTTTTGGATTGGAAGGGATTGGGGCCTTACAAAGAGAAGGTACTTGATTTTCTCAAGTCTACAGATCTTGATGTGATCAAACTTTGAATGTCAGGCAAAAAATCTTTAAAAAATTATTGGAAGTTCCAAAAGGTCAGATCACAACTTATGGGGAATTGGCAAAAGCCGTTGGCCTGAAAAATGGACAAAGGGCTGTCGGCAAAATTATGAATAAGAATCCGTATCCTGTTATCATTCCTTGCCATAGAGTTGTAATGTCTACTGGAAAAATTGGCGGTTACGCGTATGGTGAACACATAAAAATCAAAATGTTAAACGACGAGGGCGTTAAAATTGAAAATGGAAAAATTGTAGATCTAGAAAATGTTATTTATCGATTCTAACCTTGTCTCTTATCTCTGATGTCATCCATCAAAGTTCTAAGGTGAGCTTTGTTTCTAACTGTATTTCCGCCAACTTTTTTGTAGAGAATCCAAAATTCCGGATTGGTCAAATCTTTTCTATCTTTAGCAATCTTTAGAAGTCGTCTTAGTGCCCTAACTTTTGCAACATATACAGTTTTTTTACCTACTCTGGCACCTTTTCTTCCTTGTTTTGATCCCTGAGTTGTACCTCTCTTATTTCTCTGAGCTTTCTTTTCATGTGCTCTGCCTCTGGAAGTGCCTGTAAACGACTTAATTTTGATTGTGTTAGCTGTGATGAGACTTCGAATATTTTCTCTAGTGATTGCATCTGCAACGTCGTCTAAATGGTCGGTGTCAAATCTAATTCTGTGAACTCCAACACCCGTAACTCTGGCTGCGAGTCTTTTTTTAGCCTTAAGATTAACTACCATTTGCACTCACTCTTGCATTAAAAATTTTGAATTTGCCTTCAATTGCTTTTACGATTATCTCTTTTCTCTTTCGAGTTCCTACACTGTGTCCAAATCTGACTCCGTCCTTTTTTGGATCCAACTTTTCCAAGTCTGTTAAGTTGTAAACTAGGTTATCTGTATATCCTGAAGGATGTAATCCTCTTGCATTTCTAGGTCCGCCATATCCAACTTTAACTAGACCCGGGCGACCTCTACTCTTTTGTTTTCGTTGATGATGATCAATACCTTTTGGTTTTCTCCAATTTGTTTGAAGTCTAACATAACGCCAACTTTCTGGTCTGACAAAATCTGGATTGTGTTCCTTGACCTCTTGCCTCTTTGCAATCTTTTCTTTGTTAATTGG
Coding sequences within it:
- a CDS encoding 50S ribosomal protein L11 yields the protein MGEQKVSALVTGGGASAGPPLGPALGPLGVNIMEVIKSINDKTKDFEGMKVPVTVIVDTDTKKYEIEIGIPSAAALIMKEAGIQKGSGASGTEWAGDVTIDSIIKVANTKLEKSYASSLKSVAKTIIGTCVALGVKVEGKTPKEMTSEINEGKWDEKFQ
- a CDS encoding transcription elongation factor Spt5; the protein is MSEEIKSHLFAIRTTGGQEKVVMRLLEAKANANQINIQSVLLVDNLKGYVVIEAINPSDAYMAVEGVRHIRGQLRGELEFKDIEGYLIKKSTVSQLTVDNIVEITGGPFKGMKATITRIDVDKEEATVVLLDASYQLPVTVDANYLKISSET
- a CDS encoding protein translocase SEC61 complex subunit gamma, with product MNPRQTLKNMANTMKMAKKPDKDEYQQHLRLVLLGIAGVGAIGFTIQFVFSVITFGR
- a CDS encoding D-tyrosyl-tRNA(Tyr) deacylase encodes the protein MELLVAYQDDSAGHNMAKFLSKEMTLDGDIFRGKYYDLAIISTPAIFADWLDEKYDYDGFVFLSKHAAESGVLALTCHSTGNFSDAKFGGNNRQVAVPKPDLQKTYLQTLMKNKSQFSEFQITIEATHHGPTALTKPSIFIEIGTTEKQWTDTSLCASVATLVHQVMSQPIKEHPVAICFGGTHYPSKFTHELLEGKYSLGTVMPKHALDFLDDELFSHILTQNYMAKTALLDWKGLGPYKEKVLDFLKSTDLDVIKL
- a CDS encoding methylated-DNA--[protein]-cysteine S-methyltransferase; translation: MNVRQKIFKKLLEVPKGQITTYGELAKAVGLKNGQRAVGKIMNKNPYPVIIPCHRVVMSTGKIGGYAYGEHIKIKMLNDEGVKIENGKIVDLENVIYRF
- a CDS encoding 50S ribosomal protein L19e codes for the protein MVVNLKAKKRLAARVTGVGVHRIRFDTDHLDDVADAITRENIRSLITANTIKIKSFTGTSRGRAHEKKAQRNKRGTTQGSKQGRKGARVGKKTVYVAKVRALRRLLKIAKDRKDLTNPEFWILYKKVGGNTVRNKAHLRTLMDDIRDKRQG
- a CDS encoding 50S ribosomal protein L32e, which translates into the protein MPINKEKIAKRQEVKEHNPDFVRPESWRYVRLQTNWRKPKGIDHHQRKQKSRGRPGLVKVGYGGPRNARGLHPSGYTDNLVYNLTDLEKLDPKKDGVRFGHSVGTRKRKEIIVKAIEGKFKIFNARVSANGS